A single Dehalococcoidia bacterium DNA region contains:
- the rplD gene encoding 50S ribosomal protein L4: MQIPVYDAEGAIVRQLDLDESVFGVAMNEAVVHQAMVRQRANARVGTANTKTRSEVAGSTRKLFRQKHTGRARAGDLRSPLRRHGGVTFGPRPRSYRQAMPKKMRRLAIKCLLSGKLSDGELKVIDSLVMSEPKTKNMISLLKALEVDRSALIALSSPDANVIKSACNLSRTKVTQARQLNVVDLLSHKSLIMTADAVRAVEELLGAEKPAVA; the protein is encoded by the coding sequence CAGTTTATGATGCTGAAGGGGCAATTGTAAGGCAGCTCGATCTAGATGAGAGCGTTTTTGGCGTGGCTATGAATGAGGCTGTCGTTCACCAAGCAATGGTGAGGCAGCGAGCCAATGCCAGAGTGGGCACGGCTAACACGAAGACCCGTAGTGAAGTAGCAGGCAGCACTCGTAAGCTATTCCGACAAAAACATACCGGCCGAGCGAGAGCGGGTGACCTTAGATCACCTTTGCGCCGCCATGGCGGGGTAACGTTTGGTCCTCGCCCCAGGAGCTATCGACAGGCCATGCCCAAGAAGATGCGTCGTTTGGCGATAAAGTGCCTGCTTTCCGGAAAGCTTTCTGATGGGGAGCTGAAGGTAATAGATAGCTTGGTGATGAGCGAACCCAAAACCAAGAACATGATCAGTCTCTTGAAGGCTTTGGAAGTTGATCGCTCAGCCCTCATTGCCTTATCTTCGCCGGACGCGAATGTGATCAAATCAGCATGTAATCTCAGTCGAACCAAGGTGACTCAGGCTCGGCAGCTGAATGTGGTCGATCTGCTCTCCCACAAGAGTTTGATAATGACGGCTGATGCTGTCCGGGCGGTTGAAGAGCTTCTGGGGGCAGAGAAACCCGCTGTTGCATGA
- the rplW gene encoding 50S ribosomal protein L23, whose amino-acid sequence MHIYEVLRRPIVTEKSSDLRVQNKYVFEVMKKANKAQIKAAVEKAFKVTVVSINVVMVPSKPRGFGRMKGQKPSWKKAIVMLKPGDKIEIFEGV is encoded by the coding sequence ATGCATATCTATGAAGTACTCCGAAGGCCAATAGTCACGGAAAAGAGCTCCGACCTCAGGGTTCAGAATAAGTATGTCTTCGAAGTGATGAAAAAGGCCAACAAAGCTCAGATAAAAGCAGCCGTAGAGAAGGCTTTCAAGGTTACCGTAGTCTCGATAAATGTGGTCATGGTTCCGTCCAAACCCAGAGGCTTCGGAAGGATGAAAGGCCAAAAGCCGTCGTGGAAGAAGGCTATCGTTATGCTGAAACCGGGCGACAAGATCGAGATATTCGAAGGGGTCTAG